In Rutidosis leptorrhynchoides isolate AG116_Rl617_1_P2 chromosome 2, CSIRO_AGI_Rlap_v1, whole genome shotgun sequence, one genomic interval encodes:
- the LOC139889452 gene encoding uncharacterized protein, producing MVSVNSQGDMEWDFGLPNSLDEYDERQVLTLKYLFRDVSLDLDKEDSILWVHSVNKVYSVAEGVRVMLESNLDTEFVCVKVVWNKLVPSKIAIFHWLAIQGGVPVKETLSFRHCLRDGADDKCGWCSSQVESIDHLLLHCPWSYNVWSALFSWWKLVCVMPSSVVEISLACFHGLGVKAKEAWRLICPVSFWLIWLARNNFLFNGSYQSWKSVVEHIKIKVFQWLVNAGKVESFHLYVWNAQPWMLLK from the coding sequence ATGGTTAGTGTGAACTCTCAAGGTGATATggagtgggactttggtttgccaAATTCTTTAGACGAGTATGATGAAAGACAAGTTCTTACACTTAAATATCTCTTTAGGGATGTGTCGTTAGATTTAGACAAAGAGGACTCCATTTTGTGGGTACATTCGGTGAATAAAGTGTATTCGGTAGCGGAAGGGGTGAGAGTTATGTTGGAGTCTAATCTAGATACGGAGTTTGTTTGTGTTAAGGTAGTTTGGAATAAATTAGTGCCTTCAAAGATAGCCATATTTCATTGGTTAGCGATTCAAGGAGGAGTTCCGGTTAAAGAGACTTTGAGTTTTCGCCATTGTCTTCGAGATGGTGCGGATGACAAATGTGGTTGGTGTTCGTCCCAAGTAGAATCAATCGATCATCTTCTATTACATTGCCCATGGTCTTATAATGTGTGGTCGGCGTTATTCTCATGGTGGAAGCTTGTTTGTGTTATGCCTTCGTCCGTTGTTGAAATTTCTCTTGCATGCTTTCATGGTTTAGGTGTTAAAGCCAAAGAAGCTTGGAGGTTGATTTGTCCGGTTTCTTTTTGGTTAATTTGGCTAGCTAGAAACAACTTTCTTTTTAATGGTTCTTATCAAAGTTGGAAGAGTGTtgtggaacatataaagattaaagtgttTCAATGGTTGGTTAATGCGGGTAAAGTGGAAAGTTTTCATCTATATGTGTGGAATGCACAACCGTGGATGTTATTGAAGTGA
- the LOC139892677 gene encoding probable plastidic glucose transporter 3, translating to MRGRQREHIHTTYKRASSKDRLNTQDREDGLDHVQIDIGKGSGNPPWIRSLPHVIVAALASFLFGYHLGVVNDTLESISNDLGFHGDTMAEGLVVSTCLGGAFIGSTVSGWIADGIGRRRSFQCCAIPLIIGASVSATADGLGGMLFGRFLVGTAMGVSPPVAALYITEVSPAFVRGTYGSFTQIATCLGLIASFIIGIPAKDVPRWWRVCFWVSTVPAALLALLMEFCAESPHWLFKRGRSAEAEAEFGKLLGALHVKSSMAELSKSDRGDEVDGVKLSDLFYGRHFRVVFIGSALLALQQLSGINAVFYFSSTVFKSAGVPSDIANMSVGVVNLLGSVFAMILMDKLGRKGLLLGSFMGMSLSMTMQAAAGSSVVSEFIMVYLSVGGVLLFVLSFAMGVGPVPGLLLSEIFPGRIRAKAMAICMAVHWVINFFVGLLFLRMLEQLGPLILYTVFASFCLVGFFFVRNNVVETKGKTLQEIELALLPAQLG from the exons ATGAGAGGGCGTCAAAGGGAGCATATCCACACTACATACAAGCGTGCGTCTTCTAAAGATCGTCTGAATACGCAAGACAGAGAAGATGGTTTAG ATCATGTGCAGATTGATATTGGGAAAGGTTCTGGAAATCCACCTTGGATTCGTTCATTGCCACATGTCATCGTTGCAGCTCTTGCATCATTCTTATTTGGCTACCACCTTGG GGTGGTTAATGACACACTAGAGAGTATTTCGAATGACCTTGGTTTTCATGGGGATACAATGGCTGAAG GATTGGTGGTGAGTACATGCTTAGGTGGTGCTTTTATTGGGTCTACAGTCAGTGGCTGGATTGCAGATGGGATTGGACGTCGAAGGTCATTCCAATGTTGTGCAATACCACTGATAATTGGTGCTTCAGTGAG TGCAACAGCAGATGGTCTTGGAGGTATGCTTTTTGGAAGGTTTCTTGTTGGAACCGCAATGGGCGTTAGCCCtcctgttgcagctctttatattACGGAG GTTTCACCAGCTTTTGTGCGAGGCACTTATGGGAGCTTCACTCAGATTGCAACATGTCTTGGACTTATAGCTTCTTTCATCATTGGGATACCAGCTAAAGATGTTCCTCGTTG GTGGCGTGTGTGCTTTTGGGTATCCACTGTTCCAGCAGCCTTGCTTGCTCTCCTGATGGAATTTTGTGCAGAAAGTCCTCATTGGCTTTTTAAG AGAGGAAGAAGTGCTGAAGCTGAAGCAGAGTTTGGGAAGCTTCTAGGAGCATTACACGTCAAATCTTCAATGGCAGAATTATCCAAGTCAGACAGAGGGGACGAAGTAGACGGAGTAAAGCTTTCCGATTTGTTTTATGGACGACATTTCAGAG TGGTTTTCATTGGGTCTGCGCTTCTTGCTTTGCAACAATTATCTGGCATCAACGCTGTGTTTTATTTCTCTTCAACTGTCTTCAAGAGTGCTGGAGTACCATCAGATATTGCAAACATGTCTGTTGGAGTAGTGAACTTGTTAG GTTCAGTATTTGCTATGATTTTAATGGATAAATTGGGAAGGAAGGGTCTCCTTCTTGGAAGTTTCATGGGCATG TCATTGTCAATGACCATGCAAGCAGCTGCTGGAAGTTCAGTAGTATCAGAGTTTATAATGGTGTACCTTTCTGTTGGTGGTGTGCTTTT GTTTGTGTTGTCTTTTGCCATGGGTGTGGGGCCGGTACCTGGGCTTCTCTTGTCAGAAATATTCCCAGGCAGAATTAGAGCTAAGGCAATGGCAATCTGCATGGCTGTACATTGG GTTATAAATTTCTTTGTCGGTTTGCTATTTTTGCGAATGCTGGAGCAACTTGGGCCATTGATTCTGTACACAGTTTTTGCAAGCTTTTGCTTAGTGGGATTTTTCTTTGTTAGAAACAATGTGGTGGAAACTAAAGGAAAAACTCTGCAAGAGATTGAATTGGCACTCCTTCCAGCTCAGCTTGGTTGA